The nucleotide sequence AAAAGTTCAAATTTCGTTTTTTCTTGTTTCTTTATTAATATTAATTTTTCTCCTTCTATATCAATTTTGAAACTTATATTTTCAAAATTGTTACTGTCTATATTTAATTCCTCTAATATTATCTTTGGTATACGAATAGCCGCACTATTACCCCATTTAGCTAAATTAATTTTCATCCAGAT is from Xylanivirga thermophila and encodes:
- a CDS encoding AbrB/MazE/SpoVT family DNA-binding domain-containing protein — its product is MKINLAKWGNSAAIRIPKIILEELNIDSNNFENISFKIDIEGEKLILIKKQEKTKFELLAEQSKGEKLNPKLDIDWGNPVGKEVW